The following nucleotide sequence is from Chlorogloeopsis sp. ULAP01.
GAAACGGTTCCACATTGGATATAGCGATCGCAAATCTTTTGCCTTGAGTGTATGCTTCTTTCCCCAGTGGGGGCGTCTATCATAAGCGCAAAACCACTCCATCCATAAGGCCAAGTACCGAAGGTGTAGAAAGAAGGAATTTGAGAGGGATTGTTTTTGTTATCTGGGGTTGAGTCAAAGTTACCTGGCGACCAAGCTAGCAACTGGGCATCAACCGCATCCTCCAAGGCTTTTGGAGCCGGCAGGATAGCTTTTTGTCCAGAGGCATTAATGTAAGTATGTTTACCAGGAGCAATAGTAGCCGGATTAACTCCAGTCTGACGAAACATCGCGGCGGAGTTAGTCGCAAAGGCTTGCAATAAACCTGTATCAACATCAATGTTGGGTGTCCCCTCGATGATGCGTCCAGTTTCTTGATCGAGAGTGGCATGGCACGCCGCACAAGTGAGACCAACTCGTAACTTCGCGCCTTGCTTGTGAACCTGCATTCCCAGTGGCAATAGAGAACCTGCGGGAACGTCCAAGCCTGTATTGAGAACGGTGCCTGCTTTGAATTCACGCCCGCCAACGATGACATCTTTGTCAAGGGGGATTTGCAGATTTCTTGTTGGTTTACCTTTAAGGGCAGCGATCGCCTTACCCATAGTTAGCAAGTTAATCGGCCCATCAATGGCACCTACTATATCAGTAAAGAAATATTCGTTACCAAAGGTTTCTCGATAAAAGGCATCGCGGCCTAAGTTAATTAAGTTTTCAGTGATGGGAATAGCCCCATTTTCAGGGGTAAGTTCTACAGACCCTGACTCTGTTTGCAACAGTTGATCTGCTTCGGCTTTGTTAACAGTGTAACCCAACACATCATAGGAGCCGATTTCCTGGGGAGTAGGTTGGGTAAAAGGGGTATAAGTATTGCCTAGTTTGGGCGGTTTTGTCGGCAGGGAAAGTTCGAGAAAATAACCAATAAAGCCGACAAAGACAAGCACAGACAGCAAAATCAAAATTGGGCGTAATGCGTTTTTTGGAACTAGAGAGGCGACTTTCATAAGCAATTTGCCTCGACTGTATGGTCGTAGATTATAAGCTCATGTCCGAATCATCATCTCTCTACTGAAATAAGTACAAATGGTTACCACCGATGCTATTTGTAGCGACTTACACGACATATAAATTTGGATTTTTAAATATTCTGAACATGACTCTGAATTTAGCTGTTATGGGTTCAAATGAAATATTTGCAAATCTGAGGTCAAATTTGACTGCACAGTCATAGCTGTTCTTTGTGTTAACAAGTGATTAGACTTGAATAAATTATATTCCCGACTTCTTCAATAAAATCGGAAATCTGGTTATTCACAAAAGATATAGGACTGCTGTATAATGAATTATTATCTAAGTAAATGGTGCCACAAGTGCTAAAAGAATAGAGTTAATAAATGTCAGAGCCAGAGAACCTAGAGTAGCACTCCAAAAGCCATGACGTAAGCTAAAACCATTTACTAAGCGAGCAGCTAAACTAAAGATAATCGAATTTAAAACAAAAAAGAATAATCCCAACGTTAGGATAATGAATGGGAATGTAAAAATGGTCAAAATGGGAAGCAAAATAGCATTTAAAATTCCAAATACAGCCGCTGTGATCGCTGCTTTTTTCAAACTATCTATTTCAATTCCCAAAGCTGGTATTCTGGAAATAATTAAAAAGCTAATGGTGGTTACTATCCAAGTAATGAGGATGCCGAGCATATATTATCCTTCTGTATGCTTTTATATTCTTAATTTTTGAATTATTTAAAATTAAAATAATATTTCTATCGATTATCTTTGAGTTGTAATTTTTAAACGATTCACCAATGATGCAAGATAAAAAGGGAATTTAGAGGCTTCGTAGCTCACATAAATTCACATAAATAATTTACGAATATATTAATTCTGAACCAATGATTATCTAAAATAGAGGCTGTTGCATTGCCAAGCTACTCTCGTTTATTTTTACTATGCAATAGCCTTTTCAAAAATCAAACTTAAGGAATAAATCAAGATGTTGCCAGGATCTGGTGCCAAGCTTGTTGTTTCACTTCAACATCACCTTGAGTAACAGCAGCATCCCAACGCGTAATATTACCTTCACGCCAAAACTTCAAATCCACAAGAGCCTTACCAATTTCTACTTGGCGGAGGGTAATATCAGGTAACCATTCTGGTAAATATGGATCGACGTAAAGTTGATTTTTGGGAGCGTCTGCTTGCAAACCCAGCATCGCTTGCAGAAGATGAAAAACCGATGCCGCCGCCCAAGCTTGTGGCACATTGGCTTCTAGATAGGGAACTGGAAAGGCTCCTGGTTCTACCGCTATTCCGGCAAATAGTTCTGGCAAGCGATAGCTAGCAAAGTATTTTGCGGCATCAAAAATCCCACCAGCAACCTGCGCTACCTCTTTAGCAAAACCATAGCGTTTAAATCCCAAGGCAATAATACCGTTATCATGGGGCCAAATTGAACCTAAGTGGTAAGAAAAAGGATTATATGCAGGGTTTTGAGTGGATATTGTGCGAATGCCCCAGCCACTCCACATCTGGGGTTGCAAAAGTCTTTTCACTACAAGTTCTGCTCGCTCAGGACTAACAATACCACTCCAAAGACAATGACCAGCATTTGAAGCAACAGTACGAATAGGTTGTTTATCAGGATCGAGGGCTAGGGCATAAAAGCTTAAATCCTCACACCAAAACTTTTCTTCAAAGCGTGCTTGCAGTTGGGTAGCCTTGGTGCGTAGTTCTGTGGCGTAGTTGTCTTCTCCCAAAACATCAAAAGCTTCTGCCATGCGCATATACGCATCAAAAGCGTAACCTTGGAGTTCGCACAATGCCTTGGGAGCGTTCACCTGGCTACCATCAGGGTAAACGATCGCATCACCAGAATCTTTCCAACTTTGATTGTCGAGTCCATCTTTTGAGCGCTTTCGGTACTCCTGCAAACCATCATTATCCAAATCGCCATATTTTTCTATCCATTCCAAGCAACCTATAGCTACATCTCGATAGTCTCGTAACATCTCCTCATCCCCCAGCCATTTCCAAGCCTCATGCAGGGCGATTAAAAATAAAGGAGCGGTATCGGCTGCGCCGTAATAGGGGGTGTGCGGTATTTTATTGAAATACGCCAATTCACCCATGCGAATCTCGTGCAGAATCTTACCTGGTTCGGCATCTCGCCAATCATCCCACTCTTGAGCTTGGAGTTCGGCAAGTTTTTGCAACGTTCCCCTCACAAAACCAGGATGCACAATCATATTTTGCAGGCTAACAATCAAACTATCACGACCAAACAAAGTCACGAACTTGGGTACACCCGCCGCAGGTATCCAAGTATCCTTAGTAAATTTGTAGTCATATAGTCGTAATGCCCCCAAGTCTTCAACTGATTGGCGATAAAGTCTAGTAATATCCCCATCTGAGCAGGTAACATCAGTCACAATATTTCGCCAAAGTTGTTGAACTTCATCCAACCCCGTTTCAATGGCTTGTTGGTAAGACAAGTCTACTGGTTTACGAACGTGTTTATTGTCTGCCAGGGTGTAAAGGCAACAAGTATTCCAGGTAGCACCAGGTTCTAGGGTAATCTCAAAAATAATCCGCCCATTACCATAATGGGGTTGCACGGGACAGTTGGCTAAACGATAACTGAGACACTGGAAAAAATCACCATTGGTGTAAGTAGTTACCAGTTCACTTTGTTCTTTGTTCCATTGTGTTTCAATGTGTCCGCGACGGACGAACTTTTGAGATTCAACCTCAAAGATATCAGCAAAGTCTGAACGCAGGGCAATTTCTAGATTGAAATGAACTTTTTTGCATCCATAGTTGGTAAGCTGCAACTCTTCACGAATACCCTCGCTGGCAACCCGACTAATAATTAGTGACAATGTACCCTTGGTATAAGAGCCATCATCAGTTGTAAATTCCGGATTGACGAGATAAACGCGATCTGCATAATAAGCAGTTGTTGTAGAAGTTAGACGTATCCAATTTTTACCGTTTAAATAGCAGTTATAGTAGCTCAAGAATCGAGTATCATCCGAAAAAATACCTTGGTTAGTTTCAGGATGAATATTGCCACTTAAATCAGTCACCATAAAGGTTCTGCCGTGGTTAATTGTTAAATTTGGAGTGCCAACATTTATTCTCATAATTTCACTTGATTAAACAAATTCTAAAGTTGTGATTGTAAGAACAGAACTAAACGTCCAATAATTCGCTTCCACAACGGCCGAGTACGCCAGCCTGTCATACTAATTAGTTGGCTGCGCTCAATGCCAGTATGGAAAATCTGCTTGATGTGTTCCACCATTTGCGGTTCCGCAGTAGAGATATTCAGTTCATCATTGTGGAAGAAGCTGCGGGGATCGAAGTTAGCACTGCCGGTACTCACCCATTGATCGTCAACTAACAAGCACTTACCGTGCAGCATACTTGGCTGATGCTCGTAAATTTTGATCCCTACTCGGAGTAAGTCTCCGTAAAGCTCACCAGAGGCGTAGTAAACTAATTTTTTATCGTTATGTGGCCCACAGGTAAGAATACGCACGTCAATTCCCCTTTTCTTTGCTGCGATCAGGGCTTGACGTGACTGATGGTCGGGCAAAAAATAAGGACTAGCAATCCAAACTCGCTCTTTGGCTGCAAAAATAGCCGTAGTAAATAAGGCTCTGATTGAAGAAGAAAGATTAGAAGGGGCGTCACCCGGAGTTACGAGAATCATTGCTGCCACTGGTGGATCGGGATGAAAATTTTCTGCACCCAAGTCTACTGTGCCGCGAGCCGCTGCCCAGTGCTGCATGAACATTCCTTCCAGAACCGACACCACGGCTCCTTCTAAGGAGAACTCAAAGTCAAACCAAGGAGCCGTATCGCCAAATTTTTTCTGCCCATCCCAATAATCAGAAATTCCAGCACCACCAATCAAAGCAGTTTTTCCATCAATGAGCAGTAGCTTGCGGTGAGTGCGCCCGGCATAATCAAACGGAGCTTTCCAACTAAAAGATTTAAAGAAGCGAACCTCTACACCAGCTGCCTTTAGTCGTTTCCAATACTTTTGAGGTAATTTTTTTGTACCGTAGTGATCGACAACTATTTGCACTTCAACACCAGCAGCAGCCTGCTCGGCTAAGGCAGCAGCAAAATCGTTGGCACGATGCCCCGGAGTCATAAAAAATGTCTCAAAGTGAATGCATCGCTTGGCACTCCGAATTGTCTCTAACCGTGCCGATTGAATCTCATCCGCCTCAAACCAAAAACCGTTGACGTAACCGCTTGTGCGTAAAGAATTAGATAAACTGCCTAAAGCAACAGCAAAACGGTGTTCATCTGGACTGGGAACATTTATGGCTCTGTAGTCGATATAATCGCGGAAGGCTCCTCGAAAATAGAAGACGACGATGAAGAGAAATCCGGCGAAGAGGGCGATCGCGCCTAGCCACCCCAAAGCGGTAGCAAGTAGCTCCATTGTGAAATACTGTCAGCTATTGTCTATAAATTATGATTTCTTCAACTACCACTGGTTTGTCACCCTGTTGGTAGAGTAAGGCGGCGAGGATGAGCCAAACAACCTCACCACCACGATGGGAATTCTTATTCGTTCCGACTTCAACCAATGCCTGGGCAGGCACTTCACACTTTTCGGTACGTCTGTTTGAAGCTAAATACTAGCTTCTGCAAATATTAAGGAGTAGTCGGAGTCGCTGGTGGTGTTGTACCTGCTGGTGGCACTGGTGTTGTACCTGCTGGTGGTACTGGTGTTGTACCTGCTGGTGGTGTTGTTGTTGGAGTCTCGGCAGCAGGTTCGCAGGCACCTATTAGTAGGCTTAGTCCAACTGCTGAAGCTAGAAAAACAAATTTTTTGTTCATAACTCCTCCTGAAAATGGAAGTAAAAAGTAAGGTGATGACTTTTTGAGAATGAGCGAAAAAATTGAAGATTTTGATTTATCCTGAGTGATTTATTAATTATTTGCATCCGTCAAAGGTTGTAGCACCTCGTTTTTAATTCAAAATTCCATACCAAATAAGTCGAGAAAATACAAAATTGCAAACCCTGTAAAGAACAATCCTGACAAAACCATGAATGTTAAGGAAAACCAGCCTGGTTGTAATTGTTCTGGAAGTTGTGTACGGTTCAAATAAAGAGTTAAAAAGACGATAACGGGGGTATGCACTGTAGTAACAACACCGCCCACAGAGAGAATGTCTACTGGTTCGCGGACTAGAAAGAAAACAATCAGTGGTAGAATTGCAGTTATCCAAATTGCATAACTATTTTTAAGCCATTCTTGATTTGAGAGCTTGGAAAATACCCACTGCTGAAGATGATTGCCGTTATGTCCATTTTGTAATTGAGACTGATGTAGTTGTGGCTCCATGAGAATTTGCGTGGCATCAGCAAACATTCTTCCCCACCCATCTTGGTTACTGAGGATAGTCCCTGCTAAAGCGATCATCACACCAATAATTAGCAGCCAGTAACCAAATACTCCCCAAACTTCTGAGAGCAGCCGCGTCAGATCCTCCGCTACCTGGATACCTTCTGGAATGATTCCCTCAGGAGCTAAAAGTTCTGCACCTAAAATCATAAAGGCAACAATCACCAAGCCTCCCCCAATCACCCCGATCGCTGCGGTGGTACTCATAATCTGTATCCACTTTTTTAAGCGAGAATTGAGACGCTTTTGATAATCCTCGTCTAAATACTCACGATGAAAGTGGCCATTATTTCCAGGCTCATGATCATGATTATCTTCCTCTAGTGGGCCACCATATTCCCGCGCCGCCACCCAGTAAGAAAACCACATAATTCCTGCTGCTCCCGCTAGGATAAAGCCTACCCAAGGTAGTATAAATTCCAGGTCTAAGTCTTGTGGAAAACCCGGAATTAATCCCCCTCCGAACTGCTCAACTGGTGGGAAAACTCGTGCTGCGGTAATGATTGCCACTGCAACTAGCACACCTGCCATGATCGAAGTTGCCAGTTCAACTACTTTGTAACGCCCTGAAATCACCAGGACTAATGAAAAAATAATTGTGATGGTGCCATAGAGTGCTTGATTACCCGGAAAGGCTATCATTAAGGCACTTCCGGTAAGGGCGGCAATTCCAGCAACTGTGACTACGGCAGCAACTAGTTGTGGTAGAAAAATTAACCAAATTGCCCAATTATTTGGCCCTGGTAGCTCGCGGTAGCCTTCTAGAATAGTCTTACCCGTAACAACGGTATACCAGCCGACTTCTCGA
It contains:
- a CDS encoding D-arabinono-1,4-lactone oxidase — protein: MEWFCAYDRRPHWGKKHTLKAKDLRSLYPMWNRFQEIRQHLDPNGIFLTPYLRELLVDE
- a CDS encoding phage holin family protein, coding for MLGILITWIVTTISFLIISRIPALGIEIDSLKKAAITAAVFGILNAILLPILTIFTFPFIILTLGLFFFVLNSIIFSLAARLVNGFSLRHGFWSATLGSLALTFINSILLALVAPFT
- a CDS encoding glycogen debranching N-terminal domain-containing protein; protein product: MRINVGTPNLTINHGRTFMVTDLSGNIHPETNQGIFSDDTRFLSYYNCYLNGKNWIRLTSTTTAYYADRVYLVNPEFTTDDGSYTKGTLSLIISRVASEGIREELQLTNYGCKKVHFNLEIALRSDFADIFEVESQKFVRRGHIETQWNKEQSELVTTYTNGDFFQCLSYRLANCPVQPHYGNGRIIFEITLEPGATWNTCCLYTLADNKHVRKPVDLSYQQAIETGLDEVQQLWRNIVTDVTCSDGDITRLYRQSVEDLGALRLYDYKFTKDTWIPAAGVPKFVTLFGRDSLIVSLQNMIVHPGFVRGTLQKLAELQAQEWDDWRDAEPGKILHEIRMGELAYFNKIPHTPYYGAADTAPLFLIALHEAWKWLGDEEMLRDYRDVAIGCLEWIEKYGDLDNDGLQEYRKRSKDGLDNQSWKDSGDAIVYPDGSQVNAPKALCELQGYAFDAYMRMAEAFDVLGEDNYATELRTKATQLQARFEEKFWCEDLSFYALALDPDKQPIRTVASNAGHCLWSGIVSPERAELVVKRLLQPQMWSGWGIRTISTQNPAYNPFSYHLGSIWPHDNGIIALGFKRYGFAKEVAQVAGGIFDAAKYFASYRLPELFAGIAVEPGAFPVPYLEANVPQAWAAASVFHLLQAMLGLQADAPKNQLYVDPYLPEWLPDITLRQVEIGKALVDLKFWREGNITRWDAAVTQGDVEVKQQAWHQILATS
- a CDS encoding phosphatidylserine/phosphatidylglycerophosphate/cardiolipin synthase family protein, whose translation is MELLATALGWLGAIALFAGFLFIVVFYFRGAFRDYIDYRAINVPSPDEHRFAVALGSLSNSLRTSGYVNGFWFEADEIQSARLETIRSAKRCIHFETFFMTPGHRANDFAAALAEQAAAGVEVQIVVDHYGTKKLPQKYWKRLKAAGVEVRFFKSFSWKAPFDYAGRTHRKLLLIDGKTALIGGAGISDYWDGQKKFGDTAPWFDFEFSLEGAVVSVLEGMFMQHWAAARGTVDLGAENFHPDPPVAAMILVTPGDAPSNLSSSIRALFTTAIFAAKERVWIASPYFLPDHQSRQALIAAKKRGIDVRILTCGPHNDKKLVYYASGELYGDLLRVGIKIYEHQPSMLHGKCLLVDDQWVSTGSANFDPRSFFHNDELNISTAEPQMVEHIKQIFHTGIERSQLISMTGWRTRPLWKRIIGRLVLFLQSQL
- a CDS encoding beta-Ig-H3/fasciclin encodes the protein MNKKFVFLASAVGLSLLIGACEPAAETPTTTPPAGTTPVPPAGTTPVPPAGTTPPATPTTP
- a CDS encoding Nramp family divalent metal transporter; protein product: MTQLRERQQVQVRSHSPKPPKGWNRLKWYGPGLIWMISSVGSGSVLFTPRIGSRYEYGLLWMALIVIFFMWVMIREVGWYTVVTGKTILEGYRELPGPNNWAIWLIFLPQLVAAVVTVAGIAALTGSALMIAFPGNQALYGTITIIFSLVLVISGRYKVVELATSIMAGVLVAVAIITAARVFPPVEQFGGGLIPGFPQDLDLEFILPWVGFILAGAAGIMWFSYWVAAREYGGPLEEDNHDHEPGNNGHFHREYLDEDYQKRLNSRLKKWIQIMSTTAAIGVIGGGLVIVAFMILGAELLAPEGIIPEGIQVAEDLTRLLSEVWGVFGYWLLIIGVMIALAGTILSNQDGWGRMFADATQILMEPQLHQSQLQNGHNGNHLQQWVFSKLSNQEWLKNSYAIWITAILPLIVFFLVREPVDILSVGGVVTTVHTPVIVFLTLYLNRTQLPEQLQPGWFSLTFMVLSGLFFTGFAILYFLDLFGMEF